AATAAcgtgagttctaacgttggccatccattaaaaagacctaagcgaaagaattagtAATACATGCAAGGCtctatttttgaattgttattttagctatattttaccttgttatttacctatggttcccacaaccgtagttatagagtttagttacccgtgctaataatcacacaattcatattgataatataagaattcatgcatttacttttatgagaatgaagaaaatccagaaattcacttgaataattaacaaaaacaccaacaattgaTTCCGGAAAAGGATGatcaaataccaaaatcaaGAGTTCATAGttaaacaagagaactaaaaaatatccaaaactctgacctcaaaaatgaggtttttcaaactatttataataaataaaacctaataaaagaaggactctatttaagGCAAATCTGTCCAAAACACGTCTGAATCGACGATCTGTGCGACGAACCGTCATCGACACGACGATCCGTCACGGGATCCGTCATTCCatatttgtcattattttctgctgctttctttATCAACTTTCTGTTACCCTCAACGGACAAATATGACAAACCGTTTCAAGCACGATGGTCCCTCGAGGGGTTCTATTCAACAACACTTAGAAACTTCATGAAATTGGGTACTTGAACTACTCTCTGACAACCACGACCAatatgcaggacggatcgtcatggctatgacggtccgtcatgaacttttgcagtcccacacttggtcagacttccccaacTTTCTTCAGTAGTCGTTTTCTTCTCACTACggtgccacctacggactgtaacAGTCACGACAGACTGTCGtgggctccgtaggtggtcacttctgcaatttctgCTCAAATCCTCCGTGTTGCCCTTTGGAtagatttcctacaaataaagaCAAACTTACATCGAAAATCAGTACAAAAAGGCTGtagacacactaaacttaaggaaaagacattgaaagtaccgtgaaactaCGGTACATCAGGTCtgtaggtccatctacggacaATGTTGGTCAATCGTTATTCTTATGAAAGTGTTGGTGAATAAGGTATTGATCGACGGACTCAGACTAtagaccgtagtctgacctatTGACTATAGGTTCGTCCATCGTTCGACTATCTGAACTAGTACATCCTCGTAAGAAAGATTATCTTTCATTTCCACACTCATGGCACTACataggctggatcacccacaaacttcttcaagagtgagatgtggaagaccggatgcactgctgctaattttgctggcaactctatTTCATATGGCACCTTgaaaacccttttcaagatcttgtaagggcctacatatttaggattgagcttccctttcttgtcaaatctcatcacccctttcataggttacactttcaggaaaactcaatcatcaagttggaactctaattccctttttctatcatctgcataagatttatgaagactttgggttgtcttaagtctatctataatgagttgcactttgtCCATAGCACAAGGGATTAAATCTTGACCTAttaaagctgcttcacctacttcaaaacaaacaaacaggagatctacacctACGCCCATACAACGCACCATAAGGGGCAATCTGAATGCTGGAGTGGTAGATATTGTTGTAggaaaactcaataagaggaaggtgatcatcccaactagccttgaaatcgatcacagaagctctcaacatatcctgtAAGGTATGAATGGAACACTCTACCTACCCATCCGTCTGTTGATGAAATATTGTACTAAGCTAAagtgaggacctctatctgagatgatagacaaaggaaccacatccaacctcacaatttcatcaatgtaaagcttggcatagtcctctgccgagtCTGTAGTCCTGACATCTACAAATTTAGAAGACTTATTCATCTTATCCACTATCAGCAAAATTGAGTCATGATGTATGTGAGTACGatgtaaccctgtgatgaaatctatATTGATCACTTTCCACTTTCAAGTACGAATATCGAACTCTTGAGTCACACCTcttggtttctgatgttctaccttgacttgcaggcaattggggcacttactcacaaaatctactatgtccctgttcatgccattccaccaatacaCTTCTCACAGATCGCGGAATATCGTAGTtccacctggatgaatagaatacctagagttatggcTTATGCAAGAATATGCTTTCTCAACTACCCCACATCAGGAACatacaatctaccttggtagcgaagtacaccatatccctcttgggagaaaacctccactctctgattgtggactgcatTCTTAAGTTCAAGAAAATTGGATCACCGTCTTGCTTTCTTTAACTtgcactaccaaagaagattttgTCCCATTCTTAACTTTTACACAATTGTCTGGTATGCTTATAatgcgaactcccaagcgagcaagcctgtgatcatccttcactagctccttcttttcttcctcaacatgggttACACTatccatagataatctactaaaaGCATCTACTACTACATTTGCCTTACctggatgataatgcacacttatatcataatccttaaggaactctagCAATCTCCTGTGGTGAAGATTCAACtttttctgggtgaacacatactgaaggctcttatggtcggtaaacacatctacgtgaacaccatataagtagTTTCTTGATATcatgagtgcaaacaccactgctggaagctcaaggtcatgggttgggtagttcatctcatgaaccttaagttgtatAGAAGCATatgctataaccttatctcgttgcatccacacacaacctaggccaactcttgatgcatcacaatagatcacatgaccatctgaaccctctggcagagtcaagacaggagttgtagtcaatctagttttcaattttaaaatgcttttctcataatcatttgaccattgaaacttgaccatctacTAAATCTACCTAGTCAATGGGGAGGCTATGGAGgagaatccttccacgaaccttctataataaccttCTAAGcttaagaaacttctgatatctacAACAGAGTAGGTCTGGGTCATTGCTTCATTGATTCTGTCTtatgtgaatccactcggatcccttcactagacacaacatgaccaaggaaagcaatggATTGCAAACAGAACTCACATTtcctaaacttagcgaataactggagATCCTAAAGAGTTTGTAAAACAATTATCAAATGACtcacatgttcttcctcattcctagagtaaatgaggatatcatcaatgacgatggtaacgaacaagtccaagtactgtttgaaaactcagttcatcaaatccatgaagcCTGCAGGATCATTGGTTAATCCAAACGACATATCTACAAATTCGTAATGACCATACTGAGTTCTTAAAGCTATTTtaggaatgtcactatctctcaCTACAAGCTAATGATAACCCGATCTCAGGTTTATCTTTGAGAAGTGACTagcaccttgaagttggtcaaacaagtcccCAATCCTGGGGATAGGatactttttcttaattgtgaccttgttcaactgtctatagtcaatacacattctaagagaaccatcttcttccttacgaacaacactggtgcaccccattgTGAAATATTTgatctgatgaagcccttatcaaaaaggtctttcaacttctttttcaattccttaagctctgctggagccattctgtaaggaggaacggaaataggttgggtatttggaaggagatcaattctaAAGTTGATTTTCCTTTAaggagggactccgggaagatcttctggaaataattctggaaactcacagactactggaactgactcaacagttggggtttcagagctagaatcctttacccgaactagatgatagagataaccctttgAGATCTTCTTTCTAGAGTTAAGGTAGGAGATGAATCGACCCATAAGCGCTAAGTGACTACCCTTCTATTcaaagattggttcgtctggaaactgaaaacgaacaatcctagttctacaattgactgaggcataacaggaatataacaaatccatgcctagaatgacatcaaagtttaccatttctaactctacaagatcttcTGAGATACTGTGATAGGGCAtttttgtatacccgtctagaTATAACTGGGTCATCGATTGGAGTAGATACTGAAAAAGGTTCCAAGAGAGTTTATGGACTAACACtaaattggactgctatgtaaggagttacagaAGAAAGAGTAGCTCCTGTATCTAACAATGTATAAACATCCAGGTTAAAGACTCGTAACGaaccagtgactacatcagaagaaccttcctgatcccgGCGAGCCTCAAAAGCATACTGCTTGTTCTGGCTCTGACCGCTACCAGTactagatgagttaccctgctgagttgggCAAGTTGCTAGTGCTGCTGAAGTTATacactgagctctaccattaccgcctccttgaccctgtctagaaggacaatccctcaacctgtgaccagactgaccacaCCCAAAGCTTCCTTCTTTTCCTGCGAGACACTCTCCCGGATGCTTCATACCACACTTAGGGTAAGTGGTGTAAATCTttgtgcctgaaacacttccctgagacttagagcTTGGTGTTctacccttctggtcatacctattcttggaggatggaacactagctgacgaAGGGGCGGGGGCTAAAATCTTCAGCTGACTGTGCGAGcaatttccaccacccgatatcagctgagaatagtcatagttcccagtcctagccttcttattatGCTCAGCTTATTCCATAAGCTTATCACCCCCAACCTGCTGAGCATAAGTCGTAAGCCTAGAAATGTTCTTGATCTCAcccaagaaattctgaggatcctcattagtttgtgatcctaagagCTTAGgcagattcatcctaacaaagtcacataTCCTTGCTGCTGCTGATCCACCGTTTTCATTTACATGACCATGAACCCAATTGTtctggttagtcatactctgaACTAAAAGATGTATGACATTCTTGAACTCAAcattggagacttcttgatctgATAGTGGAGGAGCTGCATTCGCATTCATGGCATTCACATTCTTAGtgttagctctacgaggaggcataatctgaaacgtagaacgtAAAGTTcgaatggaataagatcatacctcacgcacgataatactaacaataaagtgaagtttttcaaaAACACTTCATAACCTGCCTCTGATTAGACGTGGTGCttttcacacccatgaaaaagactttacttagtgcggcttttcaaacatcctaggactcttgaacctagtgctctgataccatgttttgtCACGCCCGAAGCTACACCTgagatgcggacacggaacctaggaccacaactgatctcaagctaaccctgttggtATGtgcatgagcatactaaatagTATAAgatgttgcggaagctaaatcataaattcaaaatcaaaaaacgGAGAATACGCATAttttataactgagatatttgaaaacaatgagtttaatacaaaggaaatattaactcaatactaagcagaaactaactatgtctgaaaatagcctataaactggactagaaatactgggacaagccccaatTAAAGCTAGacaaaacttaaactaaaagactaaatactgaaaagaaactcatgactattgtcgtCGGAGAATGGGGACTCACTAGcgaatctgctgaactgaagatcggatatcgatctatgcgtgatctagatgttgagaacctgaacctacatcacgagaagatgtagagcACTTAtgcgtcaatacttgaaaggtactgagcatgtaggatagaatataggtgaaataaaacataactgaacaagcacaaaagcaagtataataatctgaacatgatatcgAGAATTTGGAGCTATCTTAATACAacgaccaatttataacatgatcAAATTGGATActgagtatactgataaatggtcaatgcaagagagtctaaCCGAACTGCGGGAGCTACTAACAACCGATAATAAGCTGAAATTTAGATTCTAATGTATATGCctcatcaag
The window above is part of the Solanum pennellii chromosome 5, SPENNV200 genome. Proteins encoded here:
- the LOC107019431 gene encoding uncharacterized protein LOC107019431; translation: MPPRRANTKNVNAMNANAAPPLSDQEVSNVEFKNVIHLLVQSMTNQNNWVHGHVNENGGSAAARICDFVRMNLPKLLGSQTNEDPQNFLGEIKNISRLTTYAQQLISGGGNCSHSQLKILAPAPSSASVPSSKNRYDQKGRTPSSKSQGSVSGTKIYTTYPKCGMKHPGECLAGKEGSFGCGQSGHRAQCITSAALATCPTQQGNSSSTGSGQSQNKQYAFEARRDQEGSSDVVTGSLRVFNLDVYTLLDTGATLSSVTPYIAVQFSVSP